CACAGAGAAGACCAAAACCTGCTTtaattacgcgcggcgtgggggCCTGTCCACACACGGCATAATACCCTGATCAGAAGAAGGTTCGCCACTGACatcatcacgcgcggcgtgagaAGGACCACGCGCAGTATGATTGAGGAGTTGAACTACGCCGGGGGTGTGAAACCAATCACGCGCAGCGTAATAGCTTTACTGAAGAACAATTCTCCTCTGACttaatcacgcgcggcgtgaagcagttacacgcgcggcgtagtatAAAGAAACgtaaccacgcgcggcgtgatggatctgacgcgcggcgtgCTTGCAATCACTATATATTGAAAAGTCAGTTTTCTGTGAAAGGGTTCGAAAATTCTGAGTTCATCACCATATTTCAGAGATTCTGGGCAAAAATTGAGGTCCGATCCTGCAATCAAGTGGATAGCTTCAAGGGATTCAACAGCATGGAAGCAATTACCATGGAGTTGGAGCTTGGAGTGAATCAAGAAGCTATGAGGAGCTAAATCCCTCATAGAGGTTGGATCTAGGATGATActtttgatctgcaaaatataaatactagacagaacagtacaggacagTACAAGACAAAACAGCACAGGACAAacatttaaggtattgaacaaactttgtgttatacgatgtttggtggataaaatgttattttggtattttagacaacttgtgctgaggacaaaaagttgtcccgtggttctgtgggggacaaaaatttcaagttttgtcctatCCCTTGGCCCctagtttgtccagtaccaggaacagttttaaaatcaaacacagtacatcAGAaattgtcctgtccagtcccttattttttagcagatcaaacgcacccgtAATCTTAGTTGTTGAATTGAAACTCTCTTGTATGTGTTATTTCATGAATGTCTTTACTTAATGCATTTCAAATTCTGATCAACTTTGCAATGATCTTAGATTCTAATTATGTATGAGAATATGAGTTAGAATCTGAACTGAATTCATGAAGCATTTGAGTGTTTCCgatcgagagattgaaacatagagtgtagcacACGATCAACGCGCTTTCAAATACTCCGTTGTCGGTAGCTTTCATCCGAGATATCGGAGGAGTATCGACAAAGGATAGGGTGAATTTATCAAGAGATTGagattcaccatattgttgatctagttgtaacaCTTAAGTGATTCAATTCGATATAATTGATTGCATATGATTACTATAGCCTAAGTGGTTCCGATGATCAAACCTCACTTGTTTACTATTTGAACTAGAAACGTTTTCTTACAACACAAACTACTCAAACAAACCCCCAAAATGTGTGTTAATTTTAGTATGTTTATAGACACAATTACTTTGTTAAAATCGCGCAATCCCTGAGGATCGATATCTTTTTATTACTCAATTGACGAAATTGTACACTTGCAAATAGtcaatcaagtttttggcgccgttgccggtgATTGTTGATCGATTCGACAAGGCGATTGTGTCTATTTTTCTATGTTTTCTTTACTTTTtctagtttttatatttttctgtcAAGAGATTTCTACTTGTTTGCTttcttgtgcatgcggagaacaggtccgaTTGAGCTGCACTTTGATCCCGAGATAGAAAAGACAGCTCGTGCTAATCGGAAGGCAGCAAGGGAAGCTCTAGCTTCAAGAGACAAAGCTACATCAAGTGGTGATCACAACTGTCAACAACAGAACTTTGCTGATATGGATTACGAACAAGATCCACCGGTTGATGTCCAAccacctcctccaccaccaAGACGTACCTTAGGTGATTACGGACGAAGGGACAATGATGCATTGGCCAACCAAGGCTTCCAGCCGGCCAATCCGGTATCAtttgacatcaagaacacggtgtTGTCCGCATTGAAGGAGAATCCATACTCCGGTTCAGAATCGCAGTGTCCGAACTTGCACTTATCTCACTTCTACGAGGCGTGTGACTACACGGATCCTCCAGGGGTAAGCGAGTCCGACAAAAGGCTACGGTTGTTTAAGCATTCTCTGTCCGGAAGAGCCAAAGATTGGTTAGATACGATCCCAGCTGGTACAATAGAAACGTGGAGGCAACTCGAGAGGAAATTTCTTGACCGCTACTTTCAAATTCATAAATTTATGGAAAGGAGAGCGGAGATAAGTAATTTCGAATAAGCTGATGGAGAAACACTGTATGATACTTGGGAAAGATTCAAGGTGTGCCTCAAGAGGTGTCCAAACCATGGATTCGATGGACACAACCAAATGCAGATGTTTACTATTCGGTTCAGATTTGTTTTGTTGTGTTAGGGTTAATGTTGTTGAGTTTATttctttcatttgattattttcatctatttttgtAATATTAATCATTGTTGAGTTTAttccttttgttttgtttatgttcaAACACTTTTTGTGTTAATGAGTTTGGTTTCTTCATTTTTCAGGAACTGAAGCAAGCAAGTCATTCTCCTAATGCAGCAGCAACTCAAGAAatactattcaaattaattaatattaattttgaatgtGTTAATCATATATTGTTGAACTCATGTTCTCTCATGGTTCTGCCATTGTGGTTGGTTAATcaacaacaagaaaaaaatcATAGTAGATGATCTTGCAAGTGCTAAGAAATCACGGGATCACAGTGATTAAACATGTTTTTTAACATGAtaactctttaaaaaaaagtttcataaaAACTCAGTTTAAATATACAACAAACTACtctgttttttttgttaaataataataataattagcgTGACAAtctaaacttgaaaaaaaacaataaaatttgagtaaaaaaaagacaataaaaaacaaattgagaTCCATAACTGAGACAACCGACCCATTTGATCCGCTACCCATATAATCCGAGACCCATCCAAACCGAACCCAAAAACGGTCGAAATTGGGCCTGTATTTTGACCAATCGGTTTCATATATCCTTGACATATTGGGCCCGAACCTGCCCATACCCGCCCGATGCACACCCCTTAGAGTGTCTACACAATACATTCCACACCTAGTCACATGTATTTGCTCCCTATTTAATATATGTATTTTGGATTGGGCCTTATTTCTCGTGCTTGTTTATCTTCCACGTGTCTGATACCCACATTAGTAAGAACATGGAGTAAGTCATAAAGCACGACCCATCTATGGttaggcgtgtcgcggtgtccgacgCCTGTTGGTGTCGACACTCATATGACATTCGTACGACAGTGTCGGATAGTTCATACCGGTGTCggaaaaaaactcaattttttctttacttcGACACTTCTTTGAttcgtgtcggacaagtgtaaaaaaaatattatttttttcttactcTCATTAGGCACATATTAGatatatctacaagagttaatgatatgtcgaaacaacaatattgatcaatgagaaATTAAATACActacattttgattacaataattttaattttttcgataataaatagataaataaaagtaaaatactaTGATTAGCGATGCCGACAACAATATTGCTATATACAAACATGTTGTGTAGACACTCACTCCCCTTTGGATCCTTCCTTAcggatattttctttctcttcacaACAAACTAATAGTTTGTTGagttgttattttcatttacaGTATTATACTATCTTCCATTGATTGGGGTGAGAGTGTCTACACAAAACACGGCGACACTGACACTCTCACAGTGTTGTACTATATCTTTTATTGAACGGACTCCGACACATACATCGCAAACACAATACGGACACGGACACCGCGTCAccgttaatgtaaaaaatatagaataccgacaccgctacatatttataaaacatataaattgaaaataaaattatatacatgtaaatctaatttgaACAAGTTATTTCTTACATTAGCGGTGTTGtcgtgtccgtgtcgtgtctcGATGTCTGTGTTGAAGTATGTGCTTCATATTAGGTGGGGATACGGAAacgaacaatttgaaaaaaataaaaataaaaaattggatgaaACTTACATAATTATTGTTGGCTTAATCTAGTTCAAAATAATGAACGTAGTATTTTTGTCCAAATAAAAagaaggcaaaattacactacatgtcctttatcttatttttttgtaacattttggtcatttatcttttttttataacactttggtcctttatcttttatttgtaacactttagtcctttattttttttacttgtaaCATTTTAatccctttttttgtaacagtttggtcctttatctttttttatttgtaacactttggtcctttattttttataaataaataagataaggatcaaagtgttacaaaaaaaaaagataaaggaccaaattgttacaaaaaaaagataaaagaccaaagtgttacaaaaaaataagataaaggacctatagtgtaattttgcctaaaaagAAGAATTCAGAGCAAAAAGATTCATAGATATGTGAAACAATTCCCAGTGATAAACACTATCGAGAGAATTAAAAGAAGAATTCAGAGCAAAAAGAATCATAGATATGTTTTATGGtaaattaaagagaaaagatCGGAAGCCTTGTAGTTGTTACACAGACATAAGTTTATATTagtctcaacaaaaaaaaaaaaaaaaaaaaaaaaaagtagtctcCTGGAAATTGTAGGTTTGGATTTGATATTAAGTTATGCCATGAAACTGAATAGCTCTTCTATACTCACTATAGATATGCCATGGATCTAATATTAGGATACGCCATATTGTTCTATACTTATACAACCTTTCTCTTTGCAAAGCTCTGAATGTACATCATTCCCTATTCCTAAAGATGCACCCATGATAGTATTTACAATGTATTCATATTGGAGAGTGATGGATCATACACTATATCTATAGTTCAAAAGCCTTTCCTTTTATCATCATAAGCATTTGCATGACATATAGTTTAATAAATCTAGTTGGTACTTGCTTCTCTGATGTAATATTATATGCATAATAAGGCTTTTGAACTAGCTAGaatattgttttgtttatgcATATATGTAGGCAGGGGCGGACCCAGCCATAAATTTCTAGTGGGGCTAAAAAATTTGGgcattacaattttttttcatcccaataataattcagttaaacaacaaacaatatgtgaaattactactaatacaacatgtatatccaaaaaaaagaacaacaaaccggaaaatatttattcaaaaaaataaaccaacaaactatatctaaaaagccacaaaatttctattcgaaaaaaaaacaactaatttattgaatatatattaaatcatgcatatcactTGTTTAATTCAATCAGCTTATATcttgttaatttttattccaattttacccgtatataatttttattctaattttactgtattatcttacttgaaaaagttaaatattaattaaactttttttatgtcatgtcatatttatatgctagttcaattgctaattttaccaaattctataaattcaattagtgGTCCactatattttgaaaaaaagtcaAAGTTGATAaactatataacttaaaataataattcatgtATAACCCAAaacttgaaatcatcaataatagactatgaactaatatttgcactaatacTTAAACTAATATGTATACGAAAGACTTACaattatcaataataaactctaaactaatatttacattaatatttgtacgaatatgtataaaaaaagacttaaaattatttataaaatttttattttttaattttagaaaaatttagaCTGGGCTGGTGTGGCTATAAGCCTTGAACAGGCCCGTCCCTGTATGTAGGGAGAACAAAacagaaattattttttttccatgatAAAAATTTACCTTTTTAAATCTGTTGTAAATATAACCGatttaaaaacaaactttttagCGTCAATAATTAATGGATGCTAATTAGCGTccgattttttttccaaattgagCCTTACTTTTAGCGTCCACATTTGTAAAATGCTAATTAGCGTCAACATGGACGCTACTGTTTATCATCAAAGCCTTTACTGTCCTCAAATTATTGGACGCTAAACTGACGCATAATTGATTTTAGCGTCCATTTTTTGCCTATTAGCGTCCGTATTTGTTGAAgctaaaacatatttttcttgtATAGTTCTTAAATaggtaacatttttttaatgttactAATAATATTCTAGGATGTTACTAAAAGCCTTTTAACATAGGTTTTATGTAacatttgtttgaattttttttttttgtcaagtagcctattggctagaaaattcaccttaaagataaataagtggagtgtttcGGGTTCAAACCCGGACTCCTACACATATACtgcgatatccctaccaactgaactaagctcaGGGGGGACATTTGCTCAAATGTTACTCAAGCTAAAtagtaacattttttaaaatttagtaacattttttaaatgttaCTCAATCCCATATTTGTTGTAGTGTTTgctccttaaaaaaaaaaaagacttaattagtcttttggtcccttaaagatattttaggttttacaatggtctggattggtcccttaaagacacatttgtttctcaattggtcctttccgtaaattttttacaaaaaaatgttagttttagttgactgaattgtggatgtcattaagtgtaagtggtccacccaaaaccttattaatttttaaaattttaaccaccGGAatgttttgttatatttggagttaaaatttaacggaaatgaccaatatacaaacatatatgtctttaagggaccaatccgagcctttttttctttaagggaccaatctggatctttttttctttaagggaccattgtgaaacctaaaatgtctttaagaaaccaatagactaattaagccaaaaaaaaaaaaaaaagactggATGCCTTGTTACACAAACACAAGTTTATTggtctcacaaaaaaaaaaaatagtaacgtGGGTAGAAATTAGTAAACGGGATGTAAATTATTTCATTAAACTTACCAAATTAACcttcaatttattaattttaaataataaaagttaatggtatttttgtttaaatagaaaAGATGCGTTAATTTGAACTTTCGAATACCTACAATTTAAAATTACAGTATAATCACATTTTTACTGGTGTCTTTCCTGCATTTGTCTCTATCAAAAATTGCTTGAAGACACATATGAAGTTTGAAATGATTGTTGTTCAGGAGAATGTAGGAAAGGCTTTGGAGGATATGACACTGACTGAAGTGGTCCTTGTAGCATTTCTAATACTCTACTCATTGATGGTCTATCTGATGGATTCGTTTGAATGCACCATAGACTCACCATAGTAATTTGTCTCACCATgtcattttcttcttctgagTTTGCTAAACAATTCTCATTATTATTACCAGCTTGTTCAAGATCCTTATAAATCCAATCTGGAAAGTACAATTCAGAAGTACACGAACCTCCAGTGTCATAATTCTTTCTTCCTCCAATCATTTCTAGAATTAACATACCATAACTGTATACGTCAGACTTGTGAGAAACTCCACCATATGTTCGGCTAAATACTTCTGGTGCTATGTATCCTATAGTTCCTCTTGTGCCAAGTATAGACACAACACTATCATTCCTTTGGCATATTTTAGCTAATCCAAAATCAGAGATTTTTGGGAAAAAGTTTTCATCCAAAAGAATATTTTGGGGTTTGATATCAAGATGCAAAATTCTTGTAACACATCCTTGATGCAAGTACTCTAGTCCTCGAGCAATGCCGATTGCAATTTCGTACATTGTGTTCCAATCCAAGCTACAAATTGCATCAGGAAATCCATTTTTAAGGATAAACTTATCCAATGACCCTTTGGACATGAATTCATATATTAGTGCTCTTTTGTTCTCATAACAAAACCCCAAAAGTGAAACAATATTTACATGTGACGTCCTACTAATACTAGCTACTTCATTTATGAATTCTTCTCCATTTCCCTTTGAGTCTTTTATCACTTTCACTGCCACTTGACGACCATCAGGTAAACTTGCTTTGTAAACAACACCATATCCTCCTTGACCTAATTTGTCTCGGAATGAGTTTGTCATTCTTTCGACTTCTGAATATCGATATTGCTTAATTGGCACTAACAAGTTATAACTTTGCATGAAATCCTCCACATTGTggtcaataaatttatttgttttcttgAATACCCACCTTTTTACCAAAATATGATACCTCTTACGTTTACAAATAATCAACACCATAAGAATGACAGTTCCAACAATAATCATTGATGCCCCTGCATGTTTGCACTTGAgattataaacaaaagtaaaTGAAGTAATTAGTGAAGATTAAATACAATACTATTTATCTATttcattgattaattttttcaatatatgGCTCTatctattaaaaattaaatttttgtctTATCAGAGAAAATGACTCAAATAATTCTGAACTTTGATGATAAGTAACAAAGTTTGACTTATGATAATTTTAGATGTGATACAAACTCCTTACTTCCGATCAATTTGGTCTTAATCGAAGTTCATTAGTCACttgaactttttataatttgctcaagtaaataaaaaaaagacatttatttttgtttcaaataattgtatttgtttcatatatgtaaataaaacaattattgattttttttaaaaaaatgtacaaCCTCCGTCCAAAACAAGTGTCACCGTTGATCACGTACTGCACACATGCTGATGCATAATTTTGActgttaatatatttaattatatattattaaaaattataaaaagataataattagAAAGTAGTATAATTGAGATAAATCCAACAACGTCTTATATGTGGAGTAATATTTATCTGTATatattagaagaaaaatatagtcaaagtagattatatgaatagtgcacaaaGTCGGATGGTGACATTCATTTaaagacggagggagtatattaatTAGAGTGTTACTTTTACCGTTAATTAGagagtattttcaaaatttgtcaaaaaaacgCGAGTATTTttagaataatataattaaaatacaaaacaataaaattaataatatttacttatattttaaattacaaaatataactttttattgtttataattgAGATGAGAATGAATAGATAACAAGACTTGCACATGGCCATAggtaacaaaacaaaacactttAAAATATAGAAGCGTACCTGTAATCCAAATTACAAGTCTAAGGTTTGCTTTAGATGAACCTTGAGTTTGAACATCACCTCCATCTTGTCTAGACATATTTTGCCGAAGCAAAACATTGCCTGTGGTGTTTAACTTAACCTTGGATGAAAATTTGGGAATTACTCCTGATAGATTATTATTAGAAACATCAAGAATCTGCAATTGAGGCAAAGTTGTAAGACTGGGTGGTATTGAACCCGTCAATTTAATGCGAGCAAGCGTCAAGTTCACCAAACTTGTTAACTTGCAAAATGCGGGAGAGATGGTTCCTGTTAATCTAAAATCCCGGAACTTCAATGTAACAATCTTCCCTCTTTCACACTTAATCAAGACATTGTCGGTCGATATACTGGTCCATTGCCCTCCGGTACAAACATTGTTCCCTTCGGTTGACAAAAAGCTAGGAGACCCAAGAGCTTcagatattttatttaaaattgtaacttGGGGATCACATGGCCCAACATCACTTCGACAAAAGTTATTTGATTCCCAAGTTGCTTTAACGCCCTTGTGAAACACAGGTATCGGTCCTTGAAGTATATTGTTGTCCAACGAGATGATGTTCAAGCTAGATAGCGCAAGCAATGAAGGTGGGACCAAACCAgttaaaaaatttgattgaagttgcaaatcaaacaaattaatACAATGGGACATGTTGGGAATTTGACCCGAGAAGGTGTTATTGTGAAGCCATGATTGAGATAACTTACTCATGCTTGATATAACGTCAATTGTACCCGAGAAACTGTTATTGTTAAGGTGTAAATATCTTACAGCAGATTTCGCGAGAGACTGGGGTAGACTTCCTTTCAATTTGTTGTGAGAAATAATAAAAGTATGCAAATTTGGAAACGAATCAAACTTTTCTGGAAGTAGTGGACCAATCATATTTGTAGCGTTGAGATCGAGGGTTTCCAAAGAAGTGGAGAAAGATAAATCATCCATAGGAAATACCCATGGGTCGAGATTCAAGTTATTGCTGAGGTTGAGGGTTCTCAGATCAGATAAATATCGAAAGCAATCGTCTGGAATAGAGGTGAAATTATTGTGACCAAGGGATACAATTTGGAGCAAGAGGCCTTCAAAATCAGGCAAAGAACCATTGAGTGAGTTGTTGTGAAGATCGATATGGGTGAGATTAGTGAGAGTGTAGATGTCGGGAGGGAGTGTCCCAGTGAGTGAACTTGATGGGAGCATGATGGAGGTAACAACTTGAGTAGTTGAATTACAAGAGATGCCTTTCCATTTGCAGTAGTGAGTTTTGTTAGACCATCCAGTGGGAGTTGGGGTTATTGCTTTCATAAGTTGGAACATGTAATCTGCTTCATAGTCTACTCCATTACTAACATTAGCGATGGAAATTATTAGTAAGAGGTTGGATAACAAAACATATCCATGGCTTAATATTTTCATGATTGTTGTAGTTTGTAGTTAATAGTTATTATCGGCGTAAGTAATGTAAATTTTATATctaaaaaagaagaaaggaagAGTTAAAGTTATTGTAAAGAAGAGAAACATACAGTAATGGGAAATTGGGAATGGATCTCTCATCATGATGTTGGCATGACTTCAAAAAGTTG
This genomic interval from Trifolium pratense cultivar HEN17-A07 linkage group LG6, ARS_RC_1.1, whole genome shotgun sequence contains the following:
- the LOC123887994 gene encoding receptor-like kinase TMK4, with the protein product MKILSHGYVLLSNLLLIISIANVSNGVDYEADYMFQLMKAITPTPTGWSNKTHYCKWKGISCNSTTQVVTSIMLPSSSLTGTLPPDIYTLTNLTHIDLHNNSLNGSLPDFEGLLLQIVSLGHNNFTSIPDDCFRYLSDLRTLNLSNNLNLDPWVFPMDDLSFSTSLETLDLNATNMIGPLLPEKFDSFPNLHTFIISHNKLKGSLPQSLAKSAVRYLHLNNNSFSGTIDVISSMSKLSQSWLHNNTFSGQIPNMSHCINLFDLQLQSNFLTGLVPPSLLALSSLNIISLDNNILQGPIPVFHKGVKATWESNNFCRSDVGPCDPQVTILNKISEALGSPSFLSTEGNNVCTGGQWTSISTDNVLIKCERGKIVTLKFRDFRLTGTISPAFCKLTSLVNLTLARIKLTGSIPPSLTTLPQLQILDVSNNNLSGVIPKFSSKVKLNTTGNVLLRQNMSRQDGGDVQTQGSSKANLRLVIWITGASMIIVGTVILMVLIICKRKRYHILVKRWVFKKTNKFIDHNVEDFMQSYNLLVPIKQYRYSEVERMTNSFRDKLGQGGYGVVYKASLPDGRQVAVKVIKDSKGNGEEFINEVASISRTSHVNIVSLLGFCYENKRALIYEFMSKGSLDKFILKNGFPDAICSLDWNTMYEIAIGIARGLEYLHQGCVTRILHLDIKPQNILLDENFFPKISDFGLAKICQRNDSVVSILGTRGTIGYIAPEVFSRTYGGVSHKSDVYSYGMLILEMIGGRKNYDTGGSCTSELYFPDWIYKDLEQAGNNNENCLANSEEENDMVRQITMVSLWCIQTNPSDRPSMSRVLEMLQGPLQSVSYPPKPFLHSPEQQSFQTSYVSSSNF